One Desulfobacterales bacterium genomic window, GCCCGGGCGGCCGCGTTTCCCTGCCCCCATATCATGGTCGGGCATTTTTCGGTAGGAGGCGCGTTTGTTTCCGAAACCCGGCAGTTGGTAGGCGTTGATATCGAAATGAACCGGGCTCAGATCGAACTCGCACAGGCCGATGTGTGCTGTTTAGGGCATATTCATCTCCGTCAGAAGATCGGATACAATATTTTTTACTCAGGCTCCATCTACAGGAAGGACTTCGGCGAGATAGGAGAACATGGTTTCTTCTACCATGAGATCAGCGAGAACCGGAAAGAGCTGGCACGTAGCCGGCCTGTCAACACCCCGACCCGCCTGCTACTCAAGATAGAAGCTGATTACACCAAAGACGGAACGGATATAACAGACCTCGATACCGTTCCCTCTCAGTACATCCCCGGGGAATTGAAGGGCGCCGTTGTCCGGGTTGAATTAAAGGTATGGCAGGAGGAAGCGGAAAAGATCGACCGGCAAAACCTGCTTGATTTATTCGGCACAACCGGCGCCGCCGATGTCGATATCCGAATCATCCGGGTGCCGCGCGAAACCGTCCGGTCCGAGCGGCTCTTGAAACTCCGCACCCTTCGGGAAAAGATTTTGGAAATGGCCACGATTAAAGGTGAGCCGGTATCAGAATCCATCCTTGCAAAGGCCGATCAACTGGAATCCACGCCGTCGGAACAAATCATCAAGACTATTGGGCTGGCAAATTGAGGGGGAAAAATGCAAATCACAAAGCTGAAACTAAAAGGGTTCTTGGGAATTAAGAAAGGCCTCGGCCTTGACGAAATAGAGTTGGACTTTGCCGGCCTTTCCGGCCTGGTCGCATTCTCCGGGCCAAATGGTCACGGCAAAACGAGTATTCTCGATAACTGCCACCCGTATCGCGCCCTTGCCTCGCGGTCCGGCGCACTTCAAAATCATTGCTTCCTTCGGGACAGCTCCAAAGAATTGTCCTTTATCCACCAGGGCGACACCTACCGCACCCTCGTCAAGGTGGATGCACAATTCGGCAAACAAGAAGGGTTTATCTGGAAAAACGATGAGCCCCAAGTAGACGGCAAGGTCAAGAATTATGACCAGTACATTGAAAACCTGTTCGGTTCCCCGGCGCTTTTTTTCAACTCAGTCTTTGCAGCTCAGGGCGGCCAAAAGCTCTCCGATTTGACGACCGGCGAACTCAAGAAACTGTTTTCCGAGTTCCTCCGGCTGGATAAACTCATCGAATACGAGGAGACGGCGAAAGCCGCTGCAAACCTGCTGGCCGGAAACATTCAAACAGTAACCCGCGACATCGACCGGGTAACAGATACGGTCAACGAACTCACCAAGTCGGCGGATCAATATTCGAAGAAAGCCGTTGAGTGCGAAATCATCAAGTCAGAAATCGACCGAACCACGGGCTGTCTAAGGGATGTCGAAAAAGAAGTGGCTACCCTTCGCGACCAGGCCGCAGCGGAAAATGCAACCAAGAAGCGTATTGCCGATATGAAAGCGGAAGCCGATCGCATCGAGGCCGAAATAACGGTCGAATGCAATCGGAACGAACAACAGCTTTTCGTTATAAATAAAAAGCTCGCCAGGACACGCCTCGAATTCGACTTCGAAAATAAGCTGTTTGCCGAAAAGGATTCCATCATCAAGGCGGAAAAACAAACGGTTGAAGCAGAGGAAAGGTTGTCTCAGGTACGGACTCAATTGACAACTGCACGGCAGGAACAAGCCGCAGCACAAACCGATGCCAAATATTACGCCCTGGAGCACCTGAAGCATATCAATATGCTTGAGCGGCTCGACAGCAATCCGGATATCGCTCAGCTTGAACAGGAAATAATCGTCAGCAAACGTGATAGCGCAGATTTGGCCCGGCGTGATCCGGCATGCCAAAGCTCCACCTGTTCGTTCATCGTTCGCGCCCTCGCAGCAAAAGATTCCCTCCCTGGGCTTGAGGGTAAACTGTCGGAACTCAAAGACAGAATCGCCAAAGAGGCAGCCGAGATCACCGGTATCACCCTGGAGCTTGGCCGGCAAAAGTCCACCGCCGGCGCGAAGCTGAAAGAGATGTCAGACCAAGTGTTTCAGCTTGAAAAAGAGGAACGACACCTGGGCGGTCTGATTGCTGCCCTGAAATCGACCGCCGATAAAGCGCCGAGGCTACGCATGGCCGAACGCAACATTGCGAAGCTTCATTCTGAGGTTACAGAAATAGAGGCTGAAATATCCCGGACCACCAATGACCATCAGAGAACGAAAACCGAAAAAACCGATCGGCTCTCCGGAATAACCAGGAAGATAGAGGCGCTGGCAAGCTCACTCGGGGACGTGGCGCAAAAGCTTGCCAAGGCAGAGAGCAACGCCGAAATGTTCCGGCAGGCCATCGAATCGAAACAAAAGTTTTTGACTGACCTCCTGGTCGAAAAGGCCGCGATCGAACGGGATATAAAAAGCCTCGATACGGCGAAAAAAGAAGTGGCTGGCCTCCAAACGCAAAAAATCGCCATGACGAACGAACAGGCCGAATGGCGCTACCTGCAACACGCTTGCTCGAAGGATGGCCTCCGGGCCCTAGAGATAGATTCGGTTGCACCCTCCATTTCCGGGTATGCCAACGATATCCTGGCAAAGACGTTCGGCCCGTCTCAGTCCGTCCGGTTTATCACCCAGGACCCGGAAACCGGCAGTGAGGTCCTCGATATTATGGTGATCCGAGAGGACGGTACCGAGACGCCGCTGGAGAATCTTTCCGGCGGGGAGAAGGTGTGGAGCCTCAAGGCGTTGCGGCTGGCGATGACCCTGATTGCCAAGGAGCGCTCCGGGCGCTCTTTCACATCCTCAATGGCAGATGAGGAAGATGGTCAGCTTGACGCCGAGAATGCACAGAACTTCATCAGGATGTATCAGGCCTTCATGTCATCCGGCGGATTCAATACCTGCTTTTTTATCTCACATAGGCCGGAGTGCGTTGCCATGGCGGATCATGTGGTCAGGTTTTCTAAGGGCGAGGTGACGGTGCAGTGAAAGGAATAAGGCCTTGGCAGATGCAGTTTGCGGGACATGTCATTATTTCGGGTGGAAAGGCTGCGTAAAGTGGTGCCGTCACCCAAAACACCCGGTTCAAATCAAGAAGTGGGGTATAGGTTGCCACGAATGGCGGGACATGTACGAGAAATACCTTCGGCCAGAAGACAAGCCAGTGCCGAGAGTAAAGATATAATACCAGCCAGCCAACACCCGGAGGGATCGACCTGAGGCCGCTCAATCGCCGGTCCGGCCAAGAACACCAAGCCGCGCTCGATTCCAAAGGGCCTTCCATATGGCGTTCGATTGCCGACAAGAAGCGCGGCAGACCGGCGGAATTTTTAATAACAAGGTGTGAAAAAATGCTGAGGAAGCATCAAGCAGAGTTTAGCGACATCATCACCCGGATTATATCAGGTTCACCAATCCGCCGTGCAATCCTGAAAGCTACCCCAGGCGGCGGGAAGAGCCTAATACCGATCGAGGCGTGCCGACTGATTGCCGCAGGCATGGCCGACGCACTGTGCTGGGTGGTCCCCCGTCAAGCACTCCAGGACCAAGGGGAGCGCGGTTTTTTGGATCCAAAATTTCGGAGCATGCTCGGACATCGGTTTACGATCCGGGCGGCGACGAACGATGCAAACCCCTGTCGGGGAACTCACGGCTTTATAACAACCTACCAGGCCCTCGGGGTGGATACCGGGAAAACCGTTCTGAATGATTTCGGGCGCCGCCGATATATCCTCATTCTCGATGAATTTCACCATTGCGAAGCGGATGGGGTATGGACAAAGGCCATAGCGCCATTGGTTGAAAGTGCCAAATTTGCGGTGCTCATGACTGGGACTCTCGAAAGAGGGGATGGCAAACAAATCGCCTTTATTGATTATGCGACCAACCGCGCCGGCCTGACACCGGATCTATCGACCGGGTCAGATACAGCCGTAATCGAATACACCCGCGCCGACGCCCTGGCAGAACAGGCCATCCTCCCCATCCATTTTAACATGCACGATGGCGCGGTCGAGTGGATGGATAACAGTGGGAACCGGATCAAGCGGGACTTGTCGAAGACGAACCGGAAAGACGCTTCGGCAGCGATTTACACCGCTCTGGCAACGGATTATTCAAAAGAGTTGTTGTCTTCAGGAATATCCCACTGGCAAAACACCATGGCGCTGACGGATTCGAAATGCCTGATTGTCACCGCCGATATCAGCCATGCCAGAGAGACCGTTAAAACTCTCCGTGGCCACGGCATTGAATGCGAAATTGCCACCAGTCACGAAAGCGCCGAGGCAAAAAAAGCTATCCATAAATTCAAATACACGCGATGCGACTGCCTGGTTACAATTGCAATGGCGTATGAAGGGCTCGATGTTCCGGCCATATCGCACCTGATTTGCCTCACCCGCATCCGCTCAACCCCCTGGATAGAACAAATGGTAGCCCGGGCCGTCAGGGTGGACCCAAACGCAGGCCCCTACGAAAACCAGATCGCTCACATTTTTTGCCCGGATGATCCGCTATTCCTGGAAATCGTGAAAAAGATCGAGCGAGAGCAGGCACCTTTCATAAAGCCAAAATTGGAGCATGAACCTCGCGCAAAACAACTCGGTTTGTTTGGAGGCGACGAGTTCGGTCCGATGGCGCCGGGTGGTATCACGCCTATAGCCTCCAGTCTCACAGGAAGTAGGGGAAAATTTCTAGGGCCAGTACCTTCCATTGCCCCGGTGATCCCAATCCAAACCGAGCGCGAAAAGGAGGAGGCGCTCCGCAAACAGATCGACCGGCATGTCAAAGCGTATGCCCGAAACAATCGATACAAGCCGCTGAAAATCAATTCGGAGCTGAAGGACTATTTCGGGAAAGCGCGCGAGGAGATGACGCGCCCGGAGCTGGAGCGACTCCAAGCGTACTTAAACCAGTATTACCGGCTTAACTCGTTCCGGGGGCACTCTGCGCCGGTACCCACCAAGGCGGTGCGGATATGACATCAAAAAACCGTGCTGAGAGATGCGTTACCCACCATTACGCCTGCGACTGCCGGGAATACCGATACGAACAAATGGAATCCGCGCTTAAGGTCATCAGCACATGGATGGACCTTGGCATCCAGAACGGAATGGTCGCGGCGGCGCCTGAACATATTTTGGCCTTGTGCAAACGCGCCCTTGGGATTGAAAAATAAAATGTTGAACCAGCCCCACCATACAATGTACCATCCCCACATAACCGAGGGGGTGTGCATGAAAGGATCAATCCATTTCAGGAAAGATTCGGGGTGGTGGTTCGTCAAGTGGTATGATGCCAAGCGCAAGAAATCGTTTTTCATTTCCCGGTATCGCGGGGAAAGGATGTACCACAAAAAGATTGCCGGTAAGCTG contains:
- a CDS encoding metallophosphoesterase; the protein is MLKALHTSDWHVRDKDYDECRKCLMYMALNAREERPDLILIAGDIFDSRDVRLDSQSAKLVFEVISRLADVAPVAVLIGTPSHDGMAAEVLSHIRATFDVIVSSRPEQIYLTTTNHWESAPAAGQGIKAVLSMVPTPTKQFFKTDAGIAESNEQIAQAMSGLFAGFGARAAAFPCPHIMVGHFSVGGAFVSETRQLVGVDIEMNRAQIELAQADVCCLGHIHLRQKIGYNIFYSGSIYRKDFGEIGEHGFFYHEISENRKELARSRPVNTPTRLLLKIEADYTKDGTDITDLDTVPSQYIPGELKGAVVRVELKVWQEEAEKIDRQNLLDLFGTTGAADVDIRIIRVPRETVRSERLLKLRTLREKILEMATIKGEPVSESILAKADQLESTPSEQIIKTIGLAN
- a CDS encoding AAA family ATPase; the protein is MQITKLKLKGFLGIKKGLGLDEIELDFAGLSGLVAFSGPNGHGKTSILDNCHPYRALASRSGALQNHCFLRDSSKELSFIHQGDTYRTLVKVDAQFGKQEGFIWKNDEPQVDGKVKNYDQYIENLFGSPALFFNSVFAAQGGQKLSDLTTGELKKLFSEFLRLDKLIEYEETAKAAANLLAGNIQTVTRDIDRVTDTVNELTKSADQYSKKAVECEIIKSEIDRTTGCLRDVEKEVATLRDQAAAENATKKRIADMKAEADRIEAEITVECNRNEQQLFVINKKLARTRLEFDFENKLFAEKDSIIKAEKQTVEAEERLSQVRTQLTTARQEQAAAQTDAKYYALEHLKHINMLERLDSNPDIAQLEQEIIVSKRDSADLARRDPACQSSTCSFIVRALAAKDSLPGLEGKLSELKDRIAKEAAEITGITLELGRQKSTAGAKLKEMSDQVFQLEKEERHLGGLIAALKSTADKAPRLRMAERNIAKLHSEVTEIEAEISRTTNDHQRTKTEKTDRLSGITRKIEALASSLGDVAQKLAKAESNAEMFRQAIESKQKFLTDLLVEKAAIERDIKSLDTAKKEVAGLQTQKIAMTNEQAEWRYLQHACSKDGLRALEIDSVAPSISGYANDILAKTFGPSQSVRFITQDPETGSEVLDIMVIREDGTETPLENLSGGEKVWSLKALRLAMTLIAKERSGRSFTSSMADEEDGQLDAENAQNFIRMYQAFMSSGGFNTCFFISHRPECVAMADHVVRFSKGEVTVQ
- a CDS encoding DEAD/DEAH box helicase family protein, which codes for MLRKHQAEFSDIITRIISGSPIRRAILKATPGGGKSLIPIEACRLIAAGMADALCWVVPRQALQDQGERGFLDPKFRSMLGHRFTIRAATNDANPCRGTHGFITTYQALGVDTGKTVLNDFGRRRYILILDEFHHCEADGVWTKAIAPLVESAKFAVLMTGTLERGDGKQIAFIDYATNRAGLTPDLSTGSDTAVIEYTRADALAEQAILPIHFNMHDGAVEWMDNSGNRIKRDLSKTNRKDASAAIYTALATDYSKELLSSGISHWQNTMALTDSKCLIVTADISHARETVKTLRGHGIECEIATSHESAEAKKAIHKFKYTRCDCLVTIAMAYEGLDVPAISHLICLTRIRSTPWIEQMVARAVRVDPNAGPYENQIAHIFCPDDPLFLEIVKKIEREQAPFIKPKLEHEPRAKQLGLFGGDEFGPMAPGGITPIASSLTGSRGKFLGPVPSIAPVIPIQTEREKEEALRKQIDRHVKAYARNNRYKPLKINSELKDYFGKAREEMTRPELERLQAYLNQYYRLNSFRGHSAPVPTKAVRI